A genome region from Thalassococcus arenae includes the following:
- the gcvA gene encoding transcriptional regulator GcvA, with protein MSDRLPPLTALRAFDAAARKMSFAKAAEELNVTPAALSFQIKSLEEHLGQPVFRRLNRAVELTEAGRVLAPGCAEGFEALARVWRAARRLQDTRGLTVTAGPAFTAKWLAPRLYHFAQSHPEIELRFAATLRRLDFARDGIDVAIRYGYGPDDGLHVEYILPEAIMPMMRPDLATRYRDPRELADAPLFFDDSIEFLDPPATWPVWFRANGIDCDPHPAARFSQADHALDATMAGGGVVLTRSSLALPYLASGQLAAPFDIALTTAARFRFLCPKGHETRPQIATFRDWLMQETGAYPDVLSGKTLINVADLP; from the coding sequence ATGAGTGATCGCCTGCCGCCGCTGACCGCCTTGCGCGCCTTCGATGCCGCCGCCCGAAAGATGTCGTTTGCCAAGGCGGCGGAGGAATTGAATGTCACGCCCGCTGCGCTGTCCTTTCAGATAAAAAGCCTTGAAGAGCATCTGGGTCAGCCGGTCTTTCGCCGCCTGAACCGCGCGGTCGAACTGACCGAGGCGGGCCGCGTTCTGGCCCCCGGCTGCGCCGAAGGATTCGAAGCGCTTGCCCGCGTCTGGCGTGCCGCGCGACGCTTGCAGGATACGCGCGGGTTGACGGTGACGGCGGGACCGGCCTTTACCGCGAAATGGCTGGCGCCGCGGTTGTATCACTTCGCCCAAAGCCATCCAGAAATCGAATTGCGCTTCGCGGCCACGCTGCGGCGGCTGGATTTCGCCCGCGACGGTATCGACGTGGCGATCCGCTATGGCTACGGCCCGGATGATGGGTTGCATGTGGAATACATCCTGCCCGAGGCAATCATGCCGATGATGCGGCCGGACCTTGCCACGCGCTATCGCGATCCGCGCGAATTGGCCGACGCACCGCTGTTTTTCGACGATTCCATCGAATTCCTCGATCCGCCGGCGACATGGCCGGTCTGGTTCCGCGCCAACGGGATCGACTGTGACCCGCACCCTGCGGCGCGGTTTTCGCAGGCTGACCATGCGCTGGACGCGACGATGGCAGGCGGCGGCGTTGTTCTGACGCGTTCATCCCTGGCGCTGCCCTATCTGGCCTCGGGGCAGTTGGCCGCGCCTTTCGACATCGCGCTCACCACGGCGGCCCGGTTCCGGTTTCTTTGCCCGAAAGGCCATGAAACGCGGCCCCAGATCGCCACGTTCCGCGATTGGCTGATGCAGGAAACAGGCGCCTACCCGGACGTGCTGAGCGGCAAGACGTTGATCAATGTGGCGGACCTGCCCTAG
- a CDS encoding YdcH family protein — protein MSVTSHLQELKKKHASLSEAVEKAQRAPGVDDLHIAELKKQKLRIKEEITRLSAQPAT, from the coding sequence ATGAGCGTCACTTCGCACCTGCAGGAGCTGAAGAAAAAGCATGCCTCGCTATCGGAGGCCGTTGAAAAGGCGCAGCGCGCCCCGGGGGTAGACGACCTGCACATCGCGGAACTCAAGAAGCAGAAGCTCAGGATCAAGGAAGAAATCACGCGACTGTCGGCGCAACCGGCAACCTGA
- a CDS encoding tRNA1(Val) (adenine(37)-N6)-methyltransferase has translation MEPFVEAELTCDAFLGGKVTIRQPRDGYRAGVDPVLLAASVMARPGQCVLELGCGAGPALSCLAARVPGLSLTGVEIQPAYADLARRNLADHGFDAQVVCADIVDLPDPLRSATFDHVLANPPYFGPGSRIGSEDAGREIARAGRTPLSDWIAVAARRLAPGGFATVIQRAERLPDLLAAMTTHLGSVECLPLVPRAHRAARLVLLRGRKGGKAAFRLCAPVVLHRGNAHPGDADHYTPQVSAILRDGAALPFPTA, from the coding sequence ATTGAGCCCTTCGTCGAGGCCGAACTGACATGCGATGCCTTTCTTGGTGGCAAGGTCACGATCCGGCAGCCACGCGACGGGTACCGCGCCGGTGTCGACCCTGTTCTTCTGGCGGCATCGGTGATGGCCAGGCCTGGACAGTGTGTGCTGGAACTGGGCTGCGGTGCGGGCCCGGCCCTGTCCTGCCTTGCTGCGCGGGTGCCGGGGCTTTCGCTGACCGGAGTCGAGATCCAGCCCGCCTATGCGGATCTGGCCCGGCGCAATCTGGCGGACCACGGGTTCGACGCGCAGGTGGTTTGCGCCGACATCGTCGATCTGCCCGATCCGTTGCGCAGCGCGACCTTCGATCATGTCCTGGCCAACCCGCCCTATTTCGGCCCCGGTTCGCGAATCGGTTCCGAGGATGCGGGTCGCGAGATCGCGCGCGCCGGAAGAACCCCGCTGTCGGACTGGATCGCGGTCGCGGCCAGGCGGCTGGCGCCGGGTGGATTTGCCACGGTCATTCAACGCGCCGAGCGCCTGCCAGACCTGCTGGCCGCGATGACGACGCATCTGGGCTCTGTCGAATGCCTGCCTTTGGTCCCGCGGGCGCACCGCGCCGCAAGGCTGGTGCTGCTGCGCGGGCGCAAGGGCGGAAAGGCGGCCTTTCGCCTGTGCGCACCCGTTGTTCTGCACCGCGGCAACGCGCATCCCGGCGATGCCGACCACTACACGCCGCAGGTTTCGGCCATCCTGCGCGACGGCGCCGCGTTGCCCTTTCCGACGGCATAA
- a CDS encoding DUF2007 domain-containing protein: MEELLRTNDITLIPLAKTLLDDAGIMSFELDVNMSVLEGSIGILPRRLMVRADELQAARRVLREYGVRFED; encoded by the coding sequence ATGGAAGAGCTTTTGCGCACCAACGACATAACCCTGATCCCGCTGGCGAAAACCCTTCTCGACGACGCGGGTATAATGAGCTTCGAGCTGGACGTAAACATGAGCGTGCTCGAGGGCAGCATCGGCATCTTGCCGCGGCGGCTGATGGTGCGCGCCGATGAACTCCAGGCCGCGCGCCGGGTCTTGCGCGAATACGGAGTGCGGTTTGAGGATTGA
- a CDS encoding polyprenyl synthetase family protein, whose product MSLDQPASKPHERLAAALQDDLAGVNALIRDRMASRHAPRIPEVTAHLVEAGGKRLRPMLTLASARLCGYEGPYHVHLAATVEFIHTATLLHDDVVDESQKRRGRPTANLLWDNKSSVLVGDYLFARSFQLMTETGNIRVLRILSDAAATIAEGEVLQMTAAQDLATDEAVYLQVVRGKTAALFSAATEVGGVIAGRPEAEVKALFDYGDALGIAFQIVDDLLDYWGSDATGKNVGDDFRERKLTLPVIKAVAKADAEERAFWSRVIEKGDQGEGDLDHAIALLNKHDTLEATRQDALAWSAKAKSAMLSLPQSDLRDMLVDLNDYVVARVS is encoded by the coding sequence ATGAGCCTGGATCAACCGGCTTCAAAGCCGCATGAACGGCTTGCGGCGGCGCTGCAGGATGACCTGGCCGGCGTCAACGCGCTGATCCGCGACCGCATGGCGTCGCGCCACGCGCCGCGCATACCCGAGGTCACGGCGCATCTGGTCGAAGCCGGGGGCAAGCGGCTGCGCCCGATGCTGACCCTGGCCAGTGCACGGCTTTGCGGCTACGAAGGCCCGTATCACGTACACCTGGCCGCGACGGTGGAATTCATCCACACCGCGACGCTGTTGCATGACGACGTGGTCGACGAAAGCCAGAAACGCCGCGGGCGGCCCACGGCGAACCTGCTGTGGGACAACAAGTCGAGCGTGCTGGTGGGCGATTACCTGTTCGCGCGGTCCTTCCAGCTGATGACCGAGACCGGCAATATCCGCGTGTTGCGCATCCTGTCGGACGCCGCCGCCACGATCGCCGAGGGCGAGGTCCTGCAGATGACCGCGGCGCAGGATCTGGCCACGGACGAGGCCGTCTATCTGCAAGTGGTGCGCGGCAAGACCGCCGCACTGTTTTCCGCCGCGACCGAGGTGGGCGGTGTCATCGCAGGGCGGCCCGAAGCCGAGGTCAAGGCGCTGTTCGACTATGGCGACGCGTTGGGCATTGCCTTCCAGATCGTCGACGATCTGCTGGATTACTGGGGGTCGGACGCCACCGGCAAGAATGTCGGCGACGATTTCCGCGAACGCAAGCTGACCCTGCCGGTCATCAAGGCGGTGGCCAAAGCGGATGCCGAAGAACGCGCCTTCTGGTCGCGGGTGATCGAAAAGGGCGACCAAGGCGAGGGCGATCTGGACCACGCCATCGCCTTGCTGAACAAGCACGACACGCTGGAAGCGACGCGGCAGGATGCGCTGGCCTGGTCGGCCAAGGCCAAGTCGGCGATGCTCAGCCTGCCGCAAAGCGATCTGCGCGACATGCTGGTCGACCTCAACGATTACGTGGTGGCGCGGGTCAGCTAG
- a CDS encoding 4-(cytidine 5'-diphospho)-2-C-methyl-D-erythritol kinase: MARIEVFAPAKINLTLHVTGQRADGYHLLDSLVTFASVGDRLFIAVPANSLSLTVEGPESQGVPSDMRNLALRAAALVPFEGAALVLEKNLPSASGIGGGSADAAAAWRGMTYLKGDVFHWLADAPEPWLQAEMNNLLTLGADIPMCVHSSPMRVQGVGDKLIPVDLPSLPALLANPRLPVSTPSVFKALKLRDNPPMPAALPEFFDVGDLIDWLSVQRNDLQDAALCVEPGIAEVLSVLSALPGCRLARMSGSGATCFGLFETEEAAKAATYELHKIRPEWWKAGCLLGDQMRAAVPRDC, encoded by the coding sequence ATGGCCAGAATTGAGGTCTTTGCTCCGGCCAAGATCAACCTGACGCTTCACGTCACCGGCCAGCGGGCGGACGGCTATCACCTGCTGGACTCGCTGGTGACATTTGCCTCTGTCGGGGACCGGCTTTTTATCGCCGTGCCCGCCAACTCACTTTCGTTGACGGTCGAGGGCCCCGAGTCGCAGGGGGTTCCGTCTGACATGCGAAATCTGGCATTGCGCGCGGCCGCTTTGGTGCCGTTCGAGGGTGCCGCGCTGGTGCTGGAAAAAAACCTGCCGTCCGCTTCGGGGATCGGTGGAGGCTCAGCGGATGCTGCCGCCGCTTGGCGTGGGATGACCTACTTGAAAGGCGACGTGTTCCACTGGTTGGCCGACGCGCCGGAGCCCTGGCTTCAAGCAGAGATGAACAACCTGCTGACGCTTGGCGCGGACATTCCCATGTGCGTTCATTCAAGCCCGATGCGTGTGCAGGGCGTCGGCGACAAACTGATCCCGGTTGACCTGCCCAGTTTGCCGGCCTTGCTTGCAAACCCCCGCCTGCCGGTGTCGACGCCCTCTGTGTTCAAGGCGCTGAAACTGCGCGACAATCCACCAATGCCCGCGGCCCTACCCGAATTCTTCGATGTCGGCGATTTGATCGACTGGCTTTCGGTCCAGCGCAACGATCTGCAAGACGCAGCCTTGTGTGTCGAGCCGGGAATAGCAGAGGTCCTCTCTGTTCTTTCCGCCTTGCCCGGGTGCAGATTGGCGCGCATGTCCGGATCAGGAGCGACCTGTTTCGGTCTGTTTGAAACCGAAGAGGCGGCGAAGGCAGCCACGTATGAGCTGCACAAGATCCGGCCAGAATGGTGGAAAGCGGGTTGTTTGCTGGGTGATCAGATGCGTGCCGCTGTTCCGCGCGACTGCTGA
- a CDS encoding tetratricopeptide repeat protein, with amino-acid sequence MAIPAGVSANGLAGDYLAARQAAIMGDYKAAAEYYGRAILFDPENPELLERAILANVSLGDLDRAAALADKLVLEGFSSQLANMALVVRDAKEEKYAAVSAAIKDVRGLGPLADGLIDAWAQLGQGDMGAAVVAFDEVGKLQGLGPFAAYHKAMALASVGDFESAEALFAADEAGGMSLTRRGVMARAEILSQLDRATDAVTLIDRSFGQDLDPELAAMRAALDAGGKLPFSHIRSARDGMAEVFYTLAGALSNESDDDYTLLYARLAEHLRPDHVDALLLTAELLEKLGQHDLAVAAYKRVPRDDPSFHAAELGRAGALRAQDKVDAAVEVLEQLAETHGDLAVVQSTLGDIMRQQDRYAEAAEAYSRALALFDEPGERQWFLLYARAISYERQGLWDQAEADFRKALELNPDQPQVLNYLGYSLVEKQTKLDEALDMIERAVAAQPNSGYIVDSLGWVLYRLGRYDEAVVHMERAAELMPIDPVVNDHLGDVYWAVGRTLEAEFQWKRALSFVDWEDASEELDPERIRRKLAVGLDVVLAEEGAPPLKLANGQN; translated from the coding sequence ATGGCGATCCCGGCCGGGGTTTCCGCGAATGGTCTTGCAGGTGACTACCTTGCCGCGCGCCAGGCGGCGATCATGGGCGACTACAAGGCAGCGGCCGAATACTACGGACGGGCGATCCTGTTCGATCCGGAAAACCCCGAACTGCTCGAACGGGCGATCCTGGCGAACGTGTCCTTGGGCGATCTCGACCGCGCCGCCGCGCTGGCGGACAAGCTGGTTCTCGAAGGGTTTTCCAGCCAGCTCGCGAACATGGCGCTCGTCGTGCGGGACGCCAAGGAAGAGAAATACGCAGCGGTGTCGGCCGCGATCAAGGATGTACGCGGATTGGGGCCGCTCGCCGATGGGCTGATCGACGCCTGGGCGCAACTGGGGCAGGGCGACATGGGCGCCGCCGTGGTCGCCTTTGACGAAGTCGGCAAGTTGCAGGGCCTCGGACCGTTTGCCGCCTATCACAAGGCGATGGCGCTGGCATCGGTCGGGGATTTCGAAAGCGCCGAGGCCTTGTTCGCCGCGGATGAGGCCGGCGGCATGTCGCTGACCCGGCGGGGCGTGATGGCCCGCGCCGAAATCCTGAGCCAGCTCGACCGCGCCACCGACGCAGTCACGCTGATCGACCGGTCGTTCGGCCAGGATCTCGACCCGGAACTCGCCGCCATGCGCGCCGCGCTCGATGCCGGAGGCAAGCTGCCCTTCAGCCATATCCGTTCGGCCCGCGACGGCATGGCCGAAGTCTTCTACACGCTGGCCGGAGCGCTCTCGAATGAAAGCGACGACGACTACACCCTGCTTTACGCCCGCCTTGCGGAACACCTCCGCCCCGATCATGTCGACGCCTTGCTGCTGACCGCGGAATTGCTGGAAAAGCTCGGACAGCACGACCTGGCCGTCGCGGCCTACAAACGCGTCCCGCGCGACGATCCTTCCTTCCACGCCGCCGAACTGGGCCGGGCCGGCGCGCTGCGCGCGCAGGACAAGGTGGATGCCGCCGTCGAGGTGCTTGAACAATTGGCCGAAACCCACGGCGACTTGGCCGTTGTCCAATCGACGCTGGGCGACATCATGCGCCAGCAAGATCGCTATGCCGAAGCCGCAGAGGCCTATAGCCGCGCGCTGGCCTTGTTCGACGAACCCGGCGAACGGCAATGGTTCCTGCTCTATGCCCGCGCGATTTCCTATGAACGCCAGGGCCTGTGGGACCAGGCCGAAGCCGATTTCCGCAAGGCGCTTGAACTCAACCCCGACCAGCCGCAGGTGCTGAACTATCTCGGCTATTCGCTGGTGGAGAAGCAGACCAAGCTGGACGAGGCGCTGGACATGATCGAACGCGCCGTCGCCGCGCAACCCAACAGCGGCTACATCGTCGACAGCCTGGGATGGGTGCTCTACCGGCTTGGCCGCTATGACGAGGCGGTCGTCCATATGGAACGCGCCGCCGAACTGATGCCCATCGACCCGGTGGTCAACGACCATCTGGGCGATGTCTACTGGGCCGTGGGGCGCACACTCGAGGCGGAATTCCAGTGGAAACGCGCACTCAGCTTCGTCGATTGGGAAGACGCGTCCGAGGAGCTCGATCCCGAGCGCATCCGCCGCAAGCTGGCGGTCGGGCTCGATGTCGTGCTGGCCGAAGAAGGCGCGCCGCCGCTCAAGTTGGCCAATGGCCAGAATTGA
- a CDS encoding PilZ domain-containing protein yields the protein MQIRAPRWSSRFALNVRSVFGPRRVTVVNLSANGLRFRGVLARNPMDRVRFRLDDQDISARVVWQEADIGGMQFDRPLSNRTLAKLRETVQEA from the coding sequence GTGCAGATCAGAGCACCGCGTTGGTCCAGCCGTTTCGCGTTGAATGTCCGATCCGTCTTTGGGCCGAGGCGGGTCACGGTCGTGAATCTCAGCGCCAACGGTCTGCGGTTTCGCGGCGTTCTGGCGCGCAACCCGATGGACCGCGTTCGCTTTCGGTTGGATGACCAAGACATCAGCGCGCGGGTCGTCTGGCAAGAGGCGGATATCGGCGGCATGCAATTCGACCGACCATTGTCGAATCGCACCTTGGCCAAGCTGCGCGAAACCGTACAAGAAGCCTAG
- a CDS encoding electron transfer flavoprotein-ubiquinone oxidoreductase — MSDAQRESMEYDVVIVGAGPAGLSAAIRLKQLDADMSVVVLEKGSEVGAHILSGAVLDPCGLDALIPDWKAKGAPLNTPVTEDNFYMLGEAGQLRIPNWPMPPLMNNHGNYIVSMGNVCRWMAEQAEGLGVEIFPGMACSELVYDGDRVKGVVAGEFGKNPDGTPGDGYEPGMELHGKYVFLSEGVRGSLAKQVIEKYDLSKGKEPQKFGLGMKEIWEIDPAKHKQGSVTHTMGWPLGGNAGGGSFIYHLENNQVYVGFVVHLNYENPHLYPYMEFQRFKHHPMVAKLLEGGKRVAYGARAISEGGYQSMPKMVAPGVALLGCSVGMVNVPRIKGNHNAMLSGKAAAEAAHAAIKAGREGDELAAYESEVRGGAIGHDLKKVRNVKPLWSKYGLTASLTLGGLDMWTNTLGFSLLGTIGHGKTDAAATGDAKKFKEIDYPKPDGKLSFDRLTNVSFSFTNHEESQPAHLQLKDPSVPIQVNLPKYAEPAQRYCPAGVYEVVREDGKDPRFVINFQNCVHCKTCDIKDPSQNINWTVPQGGDGPNYPNM; from the coding sequence ATGAGCGACGCGCAGCGCGAATCCATGGAATACGACGTCGTGATCGTGGGAGCGGGCCCGGCGGGCCTGTCGGCGGCGATCCGTCTGAAACAGCTCGATGCCGACATGTCGGTGGTTGTTCTGGAAAAGGGCTCGGAAGTGGGTGCGCATATCCTGTCGGGCGCGGTTCTGGACCCTTGCGGCCTTGACGCGCTGATCCCCGACTGGAAGGCCAAGGGCGCACCGCTGAACACCCCGGTGACGGAAGACAATTTCTACATGCTGGGTGAAGCCGGGCAATTGCGCATCCCCAACTGGCCGATGCCGCCGCTGATGAACAACCACGGCAACTACATCGTGTCGATGGGCAATGTCTGTCGCTGGATGGCCGAACAGGCCGAGGGGCTGGGGGTCGAGATCTTCCCCGGCATGGCCTGTTCCGAGCTGGTTTATGACGGCGATCGCGTCAAGGGCGTGGTCGCGGGCGAATTCGGCAAGAACCCCGATGGCACGCCGGGCGACGGATACGAACCGGGAATGGAGTTGCACGGCAAGTATGTCTTCCTGTCCGAAGGCGTGCGCGGGTCGCTGGCCAAGCAAGTGATCGAGAAATACGACCTGTCGAAGGGCAAGGAACCACAGAAATTCGGCCTGGGCATGAAGGAAATCTGGGAGATCGATCCGGCCAAGCACAAGCAGGGTTCGGTCACTCACACGATGGGCTGGCCGCTGGGTGGCAATGCCGGCGGGGGATCGTTCATTTATCATCTGGAAAACAACCAGGTCTATGTCGGCTTCGTGGTGCACCTGAACTACGAGAACCCGCACCTCTATCCCTACATGGAATTCCAGCGCTTCAAGCACCACCCGATGGTCGCAAAGCTGCTCGAAGGCGGTAAGCGCGTGGCCTATGGCGCGCGGGCGATCAGCGAAGGCGGCTACCAGTCGATGCCCAAGATGGTCGCGCCGGGTGTGGCGCTGCTGGGATGTTCGGTCGGCATGGTCAACGTGCCGCGCATCAAGGGTAACCACAACGCGATGCTTTCGGGCAAGGCCGCGGCCGAGGCCGCCCACGCCGCCATCAAGGCCGGCCGCGAAGGCGACGAACTGGCGGCCTACGAATCCGAAGTGCGCGGCGGTGCCATCGGCCACGACCTCAAGAAAGTGCGCAACGTCAAGCCGTTGTGGTCGAAATACGGCCTGACAGCATCTCTGACGCTGGGCGGGCTGGACATGTGGACCAACACCCTCGGCTTCTCGCTGCTCGGCACCATCGGCCATGGCAAGACCGATGCCGCCGCAACAGGCGATGCCAAGAAATTCAAGGAAATCGACTATCCCAAACCGGACGGCAAGCTGAGTTTCGACCGGCTGACCAATGTCAGCTTCAGCTTCACCAACCACGAGGAAAGCCAGCCTGCGCATCTGCAGTTGAAAGACCCCTCGGTGCCGATCCAGGTGAACCTGCCGAAATACGCCGAGCCCGCGCAACGCTATTGCCCGGCCGGCGTCTATGAGGTGGTCCGCGAAGACGGCAAGGACCCGCGCTTCGTCATCAACTTCCAGAACTGCGTGCATTGCAAGACCTGCGATATCAAGGACCCAAGCCAGAACATCAACTGGACGGTTCCGCAGGGTGGCGACGGGCCGAACTATCCCAACATGTGA
- the greA gene encoding transcription elongation factor GreA, protein MEKIPMTRAGHAALEGELKVLKSEERPAIIKAIAEAREHGDLSENAEYHSAREKQSFIEGRIKEIEGILGLAEVIDPANLSGAVKFGATVTLVDEDTDEEKTWQIVGEHEANIEKGLLNIKSPIARALIGKDEGDSVEVRTPGGEKSYEILKIAYR, encoded by the coding sequence ATGGAAAAGATCCCGATGACCCGCGCGGGCCACGCCGCGCTCGAGGGCGAATTGAAGGTGCTGAAAAGCGAAGAACGGCCGGCCATCATCAAGGCGATCGCCGAAGCCCGCGAACACGGCGATCTGTCCGAGAACGCGGAATATCATTCGGCGCGCGAAAAGCAGAGCTTCATCGAGGGCCGGATCAAGGAAATCGAAGGCATCCTGGGCCTGGCCGAGGTCATCGATCCGGCAAACCTGTCCGGTGCGGTCAAGTTCGGCGCCACGGTGACGCTGGTCGACGAGGATACCGACGAGGAAAAGACCTGGCAGATCGTCGGCGAACACGAGGCCAACATCGAAAAGGGTCTGCTGAACATCAAATCGCCCATTGCGCGCGCGCTGATCGGCAAGGACGAAGGCGACAGCGTCGAAGTGCGCACCCCGGGTGGCGAGAAAAGCTACGAGATCCTCAAGATCGCCTATAGATGA
- a CDS encoding molybdenum cofactor synthesis domain-containing protein translates to MTGFDTFVVVDWSARSAPSPAKPTKDAIWIGVARQGDVSCHYHRTRAEAIDALAALFETELGQGRRVVAGFDFPFAYPKGFARAVTGTDDPLALWTWLASRIVDAPDNANNRFIVARDLNRLFPGTGPFWGCPPAEADAVLPDKGTARAGHGLPERRAVEARVTRAQPCWKLFTTGSVGSQALLGLPRLQALRDRFAGRLTVAPFEAPDTPIVLVELFPSLIADIVAARREPGEIPDRAQVRVLAQALSRLSPATLDVMLRTGDPVEGWILGAGREDALRAAASGISAPPLSNDCFALPPGVDWTPVDEALSLLRDRLRPVVGAEDLPLAQASGRVLATDLVALRANPPEANTAVDGYGFAGSVVGPGPQTLPLNPGRAAAGVPFEGRVPKGHAIRVLTGAALPAGVDTVVLDEDTTVGDGVIAFNGPLKTGANTRKAGEDVAAGAVALTEGTRLGGPELALAAAVGHGHLRVWERLRVAVLSTGDEVVEPGADAAPGQIFDANRPMLLAMVDRFGFEPVDMGRVPDHRDALRGTLDAAADQAHVILTSGGASAGDEDHVSALLRDAGAMQEWRIALKPGRPLALGMWRGAPVFGLPGNPVAAFVCTLVFARPAMGLLAGEGWRDPQGFDVPAAFEKRKKPGRREYLRARIRDGRAEVFRSEGSGRVSGLSWAEGLVELPDGAAHVRPGDPVRYFPYGSFGL, encoded by the coding sequence ATGACCGGGTTCGACACGTTTGTCGTGGTCGACTGGTCGGCGCGGTCGGCGCCGTCCCCGGCAAAGCCCACCAAGGATGCGATCTGGATCGGTGTGGCCCGACAGGGCGACGTTTCATGCCACTATCACCGCACCCGCGCCGAAGCGATCGACGCGCTGGCGGCCCTGTTCGAAACCGAACTGGGGCAGGGCCGCCGGGTGGTGGCGGGGTTCGACTTTCCCTTCGCCTATCCCAAGGGGTTTGCGCGCGCCGTGACCGGCACGGATGACCCGCTGGCACTTTGGACTTGGCTGGCGTCGCGCATCGTGGACGCCCCGGACAACGCCAACAACCGGTTTATCGTGGCGCGCGACCTGAACCGTCTGTTTCCCGGCACCGGTCCGTTCTGGGGCTGTCCGCCCGCAGAGGCCGACGCGGTGCTGCCGGACAAGGGCACGGCGCGGGCGGGGCATGGCCTGCCGGAACGGCGCGCGGTCGAGGCGCGCGTCACGCGCGCCCAGCCTTGCTGGAAACTATTCACGACGGGTTCCGTCGGCTCGCAGGCGCTGCTGGGTCTGCCGCGCCTGCAGGCGCTGCGCGACCGGTTCGCCGGTCGATTGACCGTTGCGCCGTTCGAGGCGCCGGATACGCCCATCGTGCTGGTCGAACTGTTCCCGTCGCTGATCGCCGACATCGTCGCGGCCCGGCGCGAACCCGGCGAGATCCCGGACCGTGCGCAGGTGCGGGTTCTGGCCCAGGCGCTGTCACGCCTTTCGCCCGCGACGCTGGACGTCATGCTGCGCACCGGCGACCCCGTCGAGGGCTGGATCCTTGGTGCCGGTCGGGAAGACGCGTTGCGCGCCGCGGCGTCCGGGATTTCCGCGCCGCCGCTGTCCAACGATTGCTTTGCCCTGCCGCCCGGTGTCGACTGGACGCCTGTGGACGAGGCGCTGTCGCTCTTGCGCGACCGGTTGCGCCCGGTGGTCGGTGCAGAAGACCTGCCTCTGGCGCAGGCATCCGGGCGGGTTCTGGCCACCGACCTCGTTGCGCTGCGCGCGAACCCGCCGGAAGCGAATACCGCGGTGGATGGCTATGGCTTTGCCGGATCTGTCGTCGGCCCCGGACCGCAGACGCTGCCGCTGAATCCGGGTCGGGCGGCAGCCGGGGTGCCCTTTGAAGGCCGGGTGCCCAAGGGACACGCCATCCGGGTTCTGACGGGTGCGGCCTTGCCCGCGGGCGTCGACACGGTGGTGCTGGACGAGGACACGACCGTCGGCGACGGGGTGATCGCCTTCAACGGTCCGCTGAAGACCGGTGCCAACACCCGCAAGGCCGGCGAAGATGTCGCCGCAGGGGCCGTGGCGCTGACGGAGGGCACGCGGCTGGGCGGACCGGAACTGGCGCTGGCCGCGGCAGTGGGGCATGGACATCTGCGCGTTTGGGAACGTCTGCGCGTCGCGGTACTGTCCACCGGCGACGAGGTGGTCGAACCCGGGGCCGATGCCGCACCGGGGCAGATCTTCGACGCCAACCGGCCGATGCTGCTGGCGATGGTGGACCGGTTCGGGTTCGAACCGGTGGATATGGGCCGGGTACCGGATCACCGCGACGCCTTGCGCGGAACGCTGGATGCAGCGGCGGACCAGGCGCACGTGATCCTGACCTCGGGCGGCGCGTCGGCGGGGGACGAAGATCACGTCTCGGCCCTGTTGCGCGACGCGGGTGCGATGCAGGAATGGCGGATCGCGCTGAAACCCGGCCGCCCGCTGGCCCTGGGGATGTGGCGGGGCGCACCGGTTTTCGGCCTGCCCGGCAACCCGGTGGCGGCTTTCGTTTGCACGCTGGTCTTCGCGCGGCCTGCAATGGGGCTGCTGGCGGGCGAAGGCTGGCGCGATCCTCAGGGGTTCGACGTGCCTGCGGCGTTCGAGAAACGCAAGAAACCGGGACGGCGGGAATACCTGCGCGCCCGCATCCGTGACGGCCGGGCGGAAGTGTTCCGCTCCGAAGGGTCGGGCCGGGTGTCTGGGCTGAGCTGGGCCGAAGGGCTGGTGGAACTGCCAGACGGCGCGGCGCATGTCCGCCCGGGCGATCCGGTGCGATACTTTCCATACGGATCGTTCGGCCTTTAG